A window from Lagopus muta isolate bLagMut1 chromosome 5, bLagMut1 primary, whole genome shotgun sequence encodes these proteins:
- the PRKAB2 gene encoding 5'-AMP-activated protein kinase subunit beta-2 isoform X2: protein MGNTTSERVSGERHGSKSHRSDSSGGAHHTKEHPHKIMVGSTDDPSVFSSHDSKIPGDKEFVSWQPDLEESVKPSQQARPTVIRWADGGKEVFISGSFNNWSTKIPLIKSHNDFVAILDLPEGEHQYKFFVDGQWVHDPSEPVVTSQMGTINNLIHVKKSDFEVFDALKVDSLESSETSDLSSSPPGPYGQEMYVYRPEERFKSPPILPPHLLQVILNKDTNISCDPALLPEPNHVMLNHLYALSIKDGVMVLSATHRYKKKYVTTLLYKPI from the exons ATGGGAAACACCACCAGTGAGCGAGTGTCTGGTGAGCGCCATGGCTCCAAGTCCCACCGCTCCGACAGCTCTGGAGGTGCCCATCACACAAAGGAGCACCCACACAAGATCATGGTGGGCAGCACAGATGACCCCAGTGTTTTCAGCTCCCACGACTCCAAG ATTCCTGGGGACAAGGAGTTTGTTTCATGGCAGCCGGACCTGGAAGAGTCAGTGAAGCCATCCCAGCAGGCTCGCCCCACTGTCATCCGCTGGGCTGATGGGGGCAAAGAGGTCTTCATCTCTGGATCTTTCAACAACTGGAGCACCAAAATCCCACTCATCAAGAG CCACAATGACTTTGTCGCTATCCTAGACCTCCCAGAAGGAGAGCACCAGTACAAATTTTTTGTGGATGGCCAGTGGGTCCATGATCCATCCGAG CCCGTGGTCACCAGCCAGATGGGGACGATTAACAATCTGATTCATGTCAAGAAGTCTGACTTTGAGGTGTTTGACGCTTTAAAAGTGGATTCCCTGGAGAGCTCAGAAACCTCAG ACTTATCAAGTTCCCCACCCGGACCTTATGGCCAAGAGATGTATGTGTACCGGCCTGAGGAACGCTTCAAATCCCCTCCCATCCTCCCGCCTCACCTCCTCCAGGTCATCCTCAACAAGGACACCAATATCTCG TGTGACCCGGCCCTACTGCCCGAACCCAACCACGTCATGCTCAATCACCTCTACGCGCTCTCCATCAAG GACGGCGTAATGGTGCTCAGTGCCACACACCGCTACAAGAAGAAGTACGTCACCACGCTGCTGTACAAACCTATCTGA
- the PRKAB2 gene encoding 5'-AMP-activated protein kinase subunit beta-2 isoform X1, which yields MGNTTSERVSGERHGSKSHRSDSSGGAHHTKEHPHKIMVGSTDDPSVFSSHDSKIPGDKEFVSWQPDLEESVKPSQQARPTVIRWADGGKEVFISGSFNNWSTKIPLIKSHNDFVAILDLPEGEHQYKFFVDGQWVHDPSEPVVTSQMGTINNLIHVKKSDFEVFDALKVDSLESSETSGRDLSSSPPGPYGQEMYVYRPEERFKSPPILPPHLLQVILNKDTNISCDPALLPEPNHVMLNHLYALSIKDGVMVLSATHRYKKKYVTTLLYKPI from the exons ATGGGAAACACCACCAGTGAGCGAGTGTCTGGTGAGCGCCATGGCTCCAAGTCCCACCGCTCCGACAGCTCTGGAGGTGCCCATCACACAAAGGAGCACCCACACAAGATCATGGTGGGCAGCACAGATGACCCCAGTGTTTTCAGCTCCCACGACTCCAAG ATTCCTGGGGACAAGGAGTTTGTTTCATGGCAGCCGGACCTGGAAGAGTCAGTGAAGCCATCCCAGCAGGCTCGCCCCACTGTCATCCGCTGGGCTGATGGGGGCAAAGAGGTCTTCATCTCTGGATCTTTCAACAACTGGAGCACCAAAATCCCACTCATCAAGAG CCACAATGACTTTGTCGCTATCCTAGACCTCCCAGAAGGAGAGCACCAGTACAAATTTTTTGTGGATGGCCAGTGGGTCCATGATCCATCCGAG CCCGTGGTCACCAGCCAGATGGGGACGATTAACAATCTGATTCATGTCAAGAAGTCTGACTTTGAGGTGTTTGACGCTTTAAAAGTGGATTCCCTGGAGAGCTCAGAAACCTCAGGTCGGG ACTTATCAAGTTCCCCACCCGGACCTTATGGCCAAGAGATGTATGTGTACCGGCCTGAGGAACGCTTCAAATCCCCTCCCATCCTCCCGCCTCACCTCCTCCAGGTCATCCTCAACAAGGACACCAATATCTCG TGTGACCCGGCCCTACTGCCCGAACCCAACCACGTCATGCTCAATCACCTCTACGCGCTCTCCATCAAG GACGGCGTAATGGTGCTCAGTGCCACACACCGCTACAAGAAGAAGTACGTCACCACGCTGCTGTACAAACCTATCTGA